Proteins found in one ANME-2 cluster archaeon genomic segment:
- a CDS encoding CGGC domain-containing protein: MSDEIRIGIIICDRYHVCAGGKCLRALHNREGAFSIYNDKEVKLVGYTACGGCPGGNIEYAPEEMKKNGAEVIHLATGLIVGYPPCPRVTNFRDFIQAKYGLDVVIGTHPIPQNYFEMHTKLGTWNSPRWKEIIQPTLADEETRLSYD; the protein is encoded by the coding sequence ATGAGTGATGAAATCCGGATTGGGATAATTATATGTGACCGCTACCATGTGTGTGCCGGAGGTAAATGTCTGAGGGCGCTCCATAACCGGGAAGGTGCATTCAGCATTTATAACGATAAAGAAGTGAAACTGGTCGGATATACTGCGTGTGGTGGCTGTCCTGGTGGAAATATCGAATACGCTCCGGAGGAGATGAAGAAGAACGGAGCAGAAGTGATACACCTCGCCACAGGACTGATCGTCGGATATCCTCCATGCCCTCGTGTGACCAACTTTCGTGACTTTATCCAGGCAAAGTATGGACTTGACGTTGTGATCGGGACGCATCCTATCCCCCAGAACTACTTTGAAATGCATACGAAACTCGGGACATGGAACTCTCCTCGATGGAAGGAGATCATTCAACCGACACTTGCGGATGAAGAGACCCGTTTGTCGTACGACTGA
- a CDS encoding IS110 family transposase, which produces MNIGIDIAKNVHEVCFVDENGKQIGNFMKLKNSRKSLDKFRNKIESISKELNAKPRIGIEATGIYWYSLYSELSKYYEIQVYNPSQISGFRSVNIRVSHNDKIDSRTIANMLRFGEAPKTDYSDKQILEMREYCRFHFKLITIKTNLKKRFRRNLHLIFPGYDMVFKNVFTKTSRGILVQSPTPDDILDMGTEKLRDLMKDLSRNHINPDKANELMEKARDTIPSEIIKESALFELQMLLYLIETLEKQIEEVESKILIIWDSVKDRYYTQTITGIGDIRVATICAEIGNFDHFSHPDKILAFAGLDPKVTQSGNKEIVRGPNKRGSKMLRWALGWAAEEAKRNNPVIGSFFQKKLDEGKHYNTARCATAKKLVRIIWSVENNKKPFQIPPNYLSS; this is translated from the coding sequence TTGAACATTGGAATAGACATCGCCAAAAATGTGCATGAAGTATGCTTTGTAGATGAGAACGGTAAACAGATCGGGAATTTCATGAAGCTTAAAAATTCCAGGAAAAGCCTAGATAAATTCAGGAATAAGATCGAATCCATCTCAAAAGAGCTAAATGCAAAACCAAGAATCGGGATTGAAGCCACAGGAATATACTGGTATTCACTATACAGTGAACTGTCCAAGTATTACGAAATACAAGTCTACAATCCATCTCAAATCAGTGGATTTAGATCTGTGAATATCAGAGTTTCCCACAACGACAAGATTGATTCGAGGACTATTGCAAATATGCTCCGATTTGGAGAAGCTCCAAAAACCGATTATAGCGATAAGCAAATACTCGAGATGCGTGAATACTGCAGGTTCCATTTTAAATTGATAACTATAAAAACAAACTTAAAGAAACGGTTTAGACGGAATCTGCATTTGATATTTCCAGGCTATGATATGGTTTTTAAAAATGTGTTCACAAAAACATCGAGAGGAATACTTGTTCAATCTCCTACACCTGATGACATACTTGACATGGGTACGGAAAAACTTCGTGATTTGATGAAGGATCTAAGCAGAAACCACATTAATCCAGACAAAGCAAATGAACTGATGGAAAAAGCAAGAGACACAATCCCCTCCGAGATAATAAAAGAATCTGCACTTTTCGAACTTCAGATGTTACTTTATCTAATAGAAACTCTGGAAAAACAGATTGAAGAGGTGGAATCTAAAATATTAATTATTTGGGACTCTGTGAAAGACCGGTATTACACACAAACAATTACTGGGATTGGAGATATCAGAGTTGCAACAATCTGTGCTGAGATTGGAAACTTTGATCATTTCAGTCATCCGGACAAGATTCTCGCATTCGCTGGTCTGGATCCTAAAGTGACACAATCTGGAAACAAGGAAATTGTTCGTGGACCAAATAAGAGAGGTTCAAAGATGTTGAGATGGGCATTGGGCTGGGCCGCAGAGGAAGCTAAAAGGAATAATCCTGTTATAGGTTCATTTTTTCAGAAAAAGCTGGATGAAGGAAAGCACTACAATACTGCAAGATGTGCTACAGCTAAGAAACTTGTTAGAATTATCTGGTCGGTTGAGAATAATAAAAAACCATTCCAGATTCCACCCAACTATCTATCTTCTTAA